The Melospiza georgiana isolate bMelGeo1 chromosome Z, bMelGeo1.pri, whole genome shotgun sequence genome contains a region encoding:
- the RXFP3 gene encoding relaxin-3 receptor 1 has protein sequence MGEPCERGACSPAAGIKEGADRESWDTPLAFLESAQMDNGSNVSFLQFLKTINLERADGMQGDSSDVVRIVISLVYSVVCALGLVGNLLVLYLMKSKQGWRKSSINLFVTSLAVTDFQFVLTLPFWAVENALDFNWLFGKAMCKIVSYVTAMNMYASVFFLTAMSVARYRSVASALKNQRRGDPLGGCCSAKWLCALIWLSAVLASLPHAIFSTTATVFDDVLCLVKFPEGRGNNAQFWLGLYHIQKVLLGFLVPLVVISLCYLLLVRFISDKHVGSTCSGPSIKRRSKVTRSVSIVVLSFFLCWLPNQALTTWGILIKLNVVHFSNEYFLSQVYLFPISVCLAHSNSCLNPILYCLMRREFRKALKSLLWRITSPSLTTMRPFTDTTKPEKEEQALHAVMPVQPVPAAPRAAAVQAEVAYYPPGVVMYSSRYDLLPASSMEQHC, from the coding sequence ATGGGCGAGCCCTGCGAGCGCGGTGCCTGCTCGCCTGCCGCTGGCATAAAGGAAGGAGCGGACAGGGAGTCCTGGGACACGCCGCTGGCTTTCCTGGAGAGCGCTCAGATGGACAACGGGAGCAACGTGTCCTTCCTGCAGTTCTTGAAGACCATCAACCTGGAGCGAGCCGACGGGATGCAGGGGGACAGTTCTGACGTGGTGCGGATTGTCATTTCACTGGTGTACTCCGTGGTGTGTGCCCTGGGACTGGTGGGCAACCTGCTGGTGCTCTACCTGATGAAAagcaagcagggctggaggaaatCCTCCATCAATCTCTTTGtcaccagcctggcagtgaCTGACTTCCAGTTCGTGCTGACCTTGCCATTCTGGGCAGTGGAGAACGCACTGGACTTCAACTGGCTCTTTGGCAAGGCAATGTGTAAGATCGTCTCCTATGTGACAGCAATGAACATGTATGCCAGTGTGTTCTTTCTCACTGCCATGAGTGTGGCTCGGTACCGCTCTGTGGCTTCAGCCTTGAAGAATCAGCGTCGGGGAGACCCGCtgggtggctgctgctctgccaagTGGCTTTGTGCACTCATCTGGCTGTCTGCTGTCCTGGCTTCCCTGCCCCATGCCATTTTTTCCACCACTGCCACTGTCTTTGATGATGTCCTCTGTCTTGTCAAGTTCCCAGAGGGCCGAGGCAACAATGCCCAATTCTGGCTGGGTCTGTACCACATCCagaaggtgctgctgggctTCCTGGTGCCGCTGGTTGTCATTAGCCTCTGCTACTTGCTCCTGGTGCGCTTCATCAGTGACAAGCACGTGGGCAGCACCTGCAGCGGCCCCAGCATCAAGCGCCGCTCCAAAGTGACTAGGTCAGTGTCCATCGTGGTGCTGTCCTTCTTCTTGTGCTGGCTGCCCAACCAAGCACTTACAACCTGGGGGATACTCATCAAACTCAACGTGGTGCACTTCAGCAACGAGTACTTTCTCTCCCAAGTGTACCTCTTCCCCATCAGCGTGTGCCTGGCACACTCCAACAGCTGCCTCAATCCCATCCTCTACTGCCTCATGCGCAGGGAGTTCCGCAAGGCACTGAAGAGCCTCCTCTGGAGGATCACCTCCCCTTCCCTCACCACCATGCGCCCTTTCACTGACACCACCAAGCCtgagaaggaggagcaggccCTGCATGCCGTGATGCCTGTCCAGCCTGTCCCCGCTGCTCCCCGTGCTGCAGCCGTGCAGGCAGAGGTGGCCTATTACCCGCCCGGGGTGGTGATGTACAGCAGCCGCTACGacctgctgcctgccagctccatggagcagcactgctga